The Brachybacterium huguangmaarense genome contains a region encoding:
- a CDS encoding Gfo/Idh/MocA family oxidoreductase: protein MPSPLNIAVVGVGTMAQAVHLPLIRRRWDRFALTGIVEISPRRRKEASEVWGVPEERRYESVADLVTAIRAKEIEVDAVVVASDGLHVDDVLAVIRRGVPVLVEPPLGFSAEEIAQVADFERMTGRHLVMMAYPQQYDEAIATLAERLPRRDIRLLEHEVRMPSAQPLFGRAHVTVSAYDLPSDARTQRREALQGAVETGTGTGATQRDRDLYVKGLLTGVAHQLAALERAYGPLETIEAVRQWPHGVIPGSVELLGRFEGSVPVRIVWHYLPFFPEYHEELTILSARRRLRISLPAPSYADGRSTLSVRERDSGAVQEKTVEAAVGAAESMWEAFHAFVVSGEAPAAGSADELRRVTQLRDVLEQIVQGDGRTLEPEAEPEPEPEAEPEAEVKVDGATDESAGDADLTDDGGPAIVLVPEDGSATPSGTSAADGETETVSASGAGTVTEGEGDPVAASPAPAAVDETAAAPASPDAPNPVAEPAAALVSPDAPEPVAEPAAVSTRTDAPDPVAERAPVESPDPADAIAETDAWEASAVRSEDAEPGAGRAEHDPRS from the coding sequence ATGCCCAGCCCGCTGAACATCGCCGTCGTGGGCGTCGGCACCATGGCCCAGGCCGTGCACCTGCCCCTGATCCGGCGACGCTGGGACCGCTTCGCGCTCACGGGCATCGTGGAGATCTCGCCGCGCCGCCGCAAGGAGGCCTCCGAGGTGTGGGGCGTGCCCGAGGAGCGCCGCTACGAGTCCGTGGCCGATCTGGTCACCGCCATCCGCGCCAAGGAGATCGAGGTGGACGCGGTCGTCGTCGCGAGCGACGGCCTGCACGTCGACGACGTCCTGGCCGTGATCCGCCGAGGCGTCCCCGTGCTCGTCGAGCCGCCGCTCGGCTTCTCCGCCGAGGAGATCGCCCAGGTCGCCGACTTCGAGCGCATGACCGGGCGCCACCTCGTGATGATGGCCTACCCGCAGCAGTACGACGAGGCGATCGCGACGCTCGCCGAGCGCCTGCCGCGCCGCGACATCCGCCTGCTCGAGCACGAGGTGCGCATGCCCTCGGCCCAGCCCCTGTTCGGGCGCGCGCACGTGACCGTCTCGGCGTACGACCTGCCGAGCGACGCCCGCACCCAGCGCCGCGAGGCCCTCCAGGGCGCCGTCGAGACCGGCACCGGGACCGGTGCGACCCAGCGCGACCGCGACCTGTACGTCAAGGGTCTGCTCACGGGCGTGGCCCACCAGCTCGCCGCGCTCGAGCGCGCGTACGGGCCCCTCGAGACCATCGAGGCGGTCCGCCAGTGGCCCCACGGCGTGATCCCGGGCTCCGTCGAGCTCCTGGGCCGGTTCGAGGGCTCGGTGCCCGTCCGGATCGTGTGGCACTACCTGCCGTTCTTCCCCGAGTACCACGAGGAGCTCACGATCCTCTCCGCGCGCCGTCGCCTGCGGATCAGCCTTCCGGCGCCCTCGTACGCCGACGGGCGCTCGACGCTGTCCGTGCGCGAGCGCGACTCCGGCGCCGTGCAGGAGAAGACGGTCGAGGCCGCCGTCGGCGCGGCCGAGTCGATGTGGGAGGCGTTCCACGCCTTCGTGGTCTCCGGAGAGGCTCCCGCGGCGGGCTCGGCCGACGAGCTGCGCCGCGTGACGCAGCTGCGCGACGTGCTCGAGCAGATCGTCCAGGGCGACGGCCGCACGCTCGAGCCGGAGGCTGAGCCGGAGCCGGAGCCGGAGGCTGAGCCGGAGGCTGAGGTCAAGGTCGACGGGGCGACGGACGAGTCTGCTGGTGATGCCGATCTGACGGATGACGGCGGGCCCGCGATCGTGCTCGTGCCCGAGGACGGCTCCGCGACGCCCTCCGGGACGTCCGCCGCCGACGGCGAGACCGAGACGGTGAGCGCGTCCGGCGCCGGCACTGTGACCGAGGGCGAGGGCGATCCCGTCGCGGCATCGCCCGCTCCGGCCGCCGTCGACGAGACCGCTGCCGCCCCCGCGTCGCCCGATGCGCCGAATCCGGTCGCTGAGCCTGCGGCTGCCCTCGTGTCGCCCGACGCCCCGGAACCGGTCGCTGAGCCAGCTGCTGTCTCCACGCGGACGGACGCGCCGGATCCGGTCGCTGAGCGTGCGCCCGTGGAGTCGCCCGATCCCGCGGACGCGATCGCCGAGACCGATGCCTGGGAGGCCTCGGCCGTGCGCAGCGAGGATGCCGAGCCCGGCGCCGGGCGCGCGGAGCACGACCCCCGCTCCTGA